Proteins encoded within one genomic window of Couchioplanes caeruleus:
- the ppgK gene encoding polyphosphate--glucose phosphotransferase, which translates to MAILGIDIGGSGVKGAPVDTGQGELLAERYRVPTPQPADVTSVVEAVAEVAGRFDGYDRVGVTFPGVVVDGVIRTAANVDKSWIGAPAARLFTERLGRPVSVLNDADAAGVAEVAFGAGRDERGLVMMLTFGTGIGSALFLDGTLIPNTELGHLELDGGDAELRASDRAREQEDLSWEQWAPRVQNYLRHVEMLLSPRLFVIGGGVSKKADKWLPLVEIRTPIVPATLLNNAGIIGAAVTAGQAAGHPGAVRVEADRPAAEGVAAGAHEG; encoded by the coding sequence ATGGCCATCCTGGGCATCGACATCGGCGGGTCCGGCGTGAAGGGCGCACCGGTCGACACCGGGCAGGGCGAGCTGCTCGCGGAGCGATACCGGGTACCGACGCCGCAGCCGGCCGACGTGACGAGCGTGGTCGAGGCGGTCGCGGAGGTCGCCGGCCGGTTCGACGGGTACGACCGGGTCGGGGTCACCTTTCCCGGCGTGGTGGTCGACGGCGTCATCCGGACCGCGGCGAACGTCGACAAGTCATGGATCGGCGCACCGGCGGCGCGGCTGTTCACCGAGCGGCTCGGCCGGCCGGTGTCGGTGCTCAACGACGCCGACGCCGCGGGCGTCGCCGAGGTCGCGTTCGGCGCCGGGCGCGACGAGCGCGGCCTGGTGATGATGCTGACCTTCGGTACGGGCATCGGCAGCGCCCTGTTCCTCGACGGCACCCTGATCCCGAACACCGAGCTCGGCCACCTCGAACTCGACGGCGGCGACGCCGAGCTGCGCGCCTCCGACCGCGCCCGCGAGCAGGAGGACCTGAGCTGGGAGCAGTGGGCCCCGCGGGTCCAGAACTACCTGCGGCACGTGGAGATGCTGCTGTCGCCGCGGCTGTTCGTCATCGGCGGCGGGGTGAGCAAGAAGGCGGACAAGTGGCTCCCGCTGGTCGAAATCCGCACGCCGATCGTCCCGGCCACGCTGCTGAACAACGCCGGCATCATCGGCGCCGCGGTCACCGCCGGCCAGGCGGCCGGCCACCCGGGCGCCGTCCGCGTCGAGGCCGACCGCCCCGCCGCCGAGGGCGTCGCCGCCGGCGCCCACGAGGGCTGA
- a CDS encoding RNA polymerase sigma factor SigF — translation MTVTAPKAGTGSDTASDSAADLLDAMAAVPAEDRRHAALRDRAIEAWLPLARHLAHRYSGRGEPTDDLIQTATVGLIKAVDKFDPTRGVDFAGYAIPTIIGEIKRHFRDRTWSVRVPRRLQELRLAITEANATLTHTLGRSPTVADIATHLGVTEEDVLEGLEGARAYNATSLSTPISADGTTELGDTLGSEDHEYELAETRVALGPALATLDPREQKILTLRFYGNLTQSQIADQIGISQMHVSRLLTKALTKLRTQLDAAR, via the coding sequence ATGACCGTTACCGCTCCGAAGGCCGGCACGGGGAGTGACACCGCGTCGGACAGTGCCGCGGACTTGCTCGACGCCATGGCCGCCGTGCCCGCCGAGGACCGCCGCCACGCCGCGCTGCGGGACCGGGCGATCGAGGCCTGGCTACCCCTGGCCCGCCACCTCGCCCACCGCTACTCCGGCCGCGGCGAACCCACCGACGACCTCATCCAGACCGCCACCGTCGGCCTCATCAAAGCCGTCGACAAGTTCGACCCCACCCGCGGCGTCGACTTCGCCGGCTACGCCATCCCCACCATCATCGGCGAGATCAAACGCCACTTCCGCGACCGCACCTGGTCCGTCCGCGTCCCCCGCCGCCTCCAGGAACTCCGCCTGGCCATCACCGAAGCCAACGCCACCCTCACCCACACCCTCGGCCGATCCCCGACCGTCGCCGACATCGCCACCCACCTCGGCGTCACCGAGGAAGACGTCCTCGAAGGCCTCGAAGGCGCCCGCGCCTACAACGCCACCAGCCTCTCCACCCCGATCAGCGCCGACGGCACCACCGAACTCGGCGACACCCTCGGCAGCGAGGACCACGAATACGAACTCGCCGAAACCCGCGTCGCCCTCGGCCCCGCCCTGGCCACCCTCGACCCCCGCGAACAGAAGATCCTCACCCTGCGCTTCTACGGCAACCTCACCCAGTCCCAGATCGCCGACCAGATCGGCATCTCCCAGATGCACGTCAGCCGCCTGCTCACCAAGGCCCTGACCAAGCTGCGCACCCAGCTCGACGCCGCACGCTGA
- a CDS encoding general stress protein has product MSTPTEPTMPGASGTVPPGPAGVPFTPATDPAPQAAHPGPTVSVATYPNYLQAQQAVDYLSDNKFPVERTSIIGTDLRLVENVLGRVTVGRAALAGAASGAWFGLFIGLFFGLFSDSSWVSVILLGLIVGAVWGAVFGAIAQAMSGGRRDFSSRSSLQAAQYAVIVDADAADGARQLLTRLNWQTHSPSS; this is encoded by the coding sequence ATGTCCACCCCCACCGAACCCACCATGCCGGGCGCGTCCGGCACCGTTCCGCCCGGCCCGGCGGGCGTGCCGTTCACGCCCGCCACCGACCCGGCCCCCCAGGCCGCGCATCCGGGCCCGACCGTCTCGGTGGCGACATACCCGAACTACCTGCAGGCGCAGCAGGCCGTCGACTACCTGTCCGACAACAAGTTCCCGGTCGAGCGGACCAGCATCATCGGCACCGACCTGCGGCTGGTGGAGAACGTCCTCGGCCGGGTGACCGTGGGTCGCGCGGCGCTCGCCGGCGCCGCCAGCGGCGCCTGGTTCGGCCTGTTCATCGGCCTCTTCTTCGGCCTCTTCAGCGACTCGAGCTGGGTGAGCGTGATCCTGCTCGGCCTGATCGTCGGCGCGGTCTGGGGCGCCGTCTTCGGCGCCATCGCGCAGGCCATGAGCGGCGGCCGGCGGGACTTCTCGTCGCGCAGCTCGCTGCAGGCCGCCCAGTACGCGGTGATCGTCGACGCGGACGCCGCCGACGGCGCCCGCCAGTTGCTCACCCGGCTCAACTGGCAGACCCATTCGCCTTCCTCGTAG
- a CDS encoding phosphatase PAP2 family protein, with translation MTALASRPARTATPGTGRGVTHVIAHACVAVLAAAGVALVYYLCVCTAPGQSVDTLVMRGADVHHERIEQVLRRALDATTLVSLVAVCLVAAAIGVVRRRADLAVAAAVLVLGANVTTQLLKTRLERPDLDGFPAPNSFPSGHTTAAASVAFALVLVLPFAIRGTVALGGAGYVATIAVATVSAEWHRPSDTVAALLIVLAWGALGSTLVRARRAGITGVVARPNRTAMLLFAAVGALGAAGALLGLGAVLLARWAAPDLVPGSLAFAAGVAAIIAAVAGVFAIWIRLAAGDRRG, from the coding sequence ATGACGGCCTTGGCTTCACGCCCGGCCCGGACGGCCACCCCCGGCACCGGCCGCGGGGTGACGCACGTGATCGCCCACGCCTGCGTCGCCGTGCTGGCCGCCGCGGGCGTGGCCCTGGTGTACTACCTGTGCGTATGCACCGCGCCCGGTCAGAGCGTCGACACGCTCGTCATGCGGGGCGCGGACGTGCACCACGAGCGGATCGAGCAGGTCCTGCGGCGCGCGCTCGACGCCACGACGCTGGTCAGCCTGGTGGCCGTCTGCCTCGTGGCGGCGGCGATCGGGGTGGTCCGGCGCCGGGCCGATCTGGCCGTCGCCGCGGCGGTCCTGGTCCTCGGCGCCAACGTCACCACCCAACTGCTCAAGACCCGGCTCGAGCGCCCCGACCTCGACGGCTTCCCCGCGCCGAACTCGTTCCCGAGCGGCCACACGACGGCCGCGGCGTCGGTCGCGTTCGCGCTGGTGCTGGTCCTGCCGTTCGCGATCCGTGGGACGGTCGCCCTGGGCGGTGCGGGATACGTGGCCACCATCGCGGTCGCCACCGTCTCGGCGGAATGGCACCGCCCGAGCGACACCGTCGCCGCCCTGCTGATCGTCCTGGCCTGGGGCGCGTTGGGTTCGACCCTGGTACGGGCCCGCCGGGCCGGCATCACCGGCGTCGTGGCCCGCCCCAACCGCACGGCGATGCTGCTGTTCGCCGCCGTGGGCGCGCTCGGCGCCGCCGGCGCGCTGCTCGGCCTCGGCGCCGTGCTGCTCGCCCGCTGGGCCGCCCCGGACCTCGTCCCCGGCAGCCTCGCGTTCGCCGCCGGCGTGGCGGCCATCATCGCCGCGGTGGCGGGAGTCTTCGCGATCTGGATACGTCTCGCCGCAGGCGATCGCCGCGGCTGA